One Monomorium pharaonis isolate MP-MQ-018 chromosome 4, ASM1337386v2, whole genome shotgun sequence DNA segment encodes these proteins:
- the LOC114253915 gene encoding serine protease inhibitor swm-1 has translation MVRVSFVLLVILAVVYGTTIVKKCGKNEESTTCGSACPPSCNAPRNQTCPKQCMIGCQCKPGYLRHSNGNCVLPAQCGKSTNVHLKEHEFEDTNMSRAVVFLLLVVAVATINAAPNCHHNEVFTRCGTSCPPTCLNPNPTVCTLACIPGCECDEGYIRNEQNQCVLTQNC, from the exons atGGTTCGCGTTAGTTTCGTATTGCTTGTAATACTCGCAGTGGTTTACG GCACgactattgtaaaaaaatgtggGAAAAATGAAGAGAGTACCACTTGTGGATCGGCATGCCCACCATCTTGCAATGCACCGCGTAATCAAACTTGTCCTAAG caaTGCATGATAGGATGCCAATGCAAACCAGGATATTTGCGACATTCTAATGGAAATTGTGTGCTCCCTGCACAATGTGGGAAATCAACTAATGTGCATTTAAAGG AACACGAATTCGAAGACACGAATATGTCCCGTGCCGTAGTTTTCCTTTTGCTCGTCGTGGCAGTCGCTACCATTA ATGCTGCGCCTAATTGCCATCATAACGAAGTATTCACTAGATGTGGTACTTCGTGTCCACCTACCTGTCTAAATCCAAATCCTACAGTTTGTACGCTG gcaTGTATTCCTGGATGCGAATGCGATGAAGGATATATAAGAAATGAGCAAAACCAATGTGTACTTACGCAAAATTGTTGA
- the LOC105832323 gene encoding inducible metalloproteinase inhibitor protein, which yields MSRTTIILLAVLAIFATDMLATELECTRENEEYQCGSACQTTCRNLGQNCSIVNIKCNDACYCKEGYARITDDNSPCIPIKNCESLEAN from the exons ATGTCTCGCACAACGATAATATTACTTGCTGTATTGGCAATATTTGCTACAg ACATGCTTGCAACAGAACTTGAATGTACTCGTGAAAATGAAGAGTATCAATGTGGATCGGCCTGTCAAACAACTTGTAGAAATTTGGGTCAAAATTGTTCTATAGTAAACATT aaatgtaatGATGCTTGTTATTGCAAGGAAGGATACGCAAGAATCACTGACGATAATAGCCCATGTATccctataaaaaattgtgaaagttTAGAGGCTAACTAA
- the LOC105832324 gene encoding chymotrypsin inhibitor — protein sequence MSHASFVLLVMVGVFCSMTAARSQCGLNQEYTTCGSACPPSCNSPPNQACTLQCVVGCQCKDGFLLNSSGQCVPPSAC from the exons ATGTCTCACGCTAGTTTTGTATTGCTTGTAATGGTCGGAGTGTTTTGTA GTATGACTGCTGCACGGTCACAATGCGGGTTAAATCAAGAGTACACTACTTGTGGATCGGCATGTCCACCATCTTGCAACTCGCCGCCTAATCAAGCTTGCACTCTG caaTGTGTGGTGGGATGTCAATGTAAAGACGGATTCCTGCTGAATTCGTCAGGACAATGTGTGCCTCCTTCAGCAtgctaa